The Malus domestica chromosome 06, GDT2T_hap1 genome has a segment encoding these proteins:
- the LOC139196933 gene encoding (+)-cis,cis-nepetalactol synthase NEPS3-like, protein MADPKGDRVSVSQTFKNLQGKVAVVTGGASGIREATARKFALHGPRTVVTTDFQDDKGQNVAASIDHDRSTNIHCDVTDEDQVRSLIESTVKIYGRLDVMFSNASICSA, encoded by the coding sequence ATGGCGGACCCCAAAGGCGACAGAGTCTCAGTCAGCCAAACCTTCAAAAACCTTCAAGGAAAGGTCGCAGTCGTCACTGGTGGCGCCAGTGGCATCCGTGAAGCCACCGCACGGAAATTTGCCTTGCATGGCCCACGTACCGTGGTTACCACGGATTTCCAGGACGACAAGGGCCAAAACGTAGCCGCATCAATCGATCATGACCGCTCCACTAACATCCACTGCGACGTGACCGACGAGGACCAGGTCAGGAGCTTGATAGAATCCACTGTCAAGATCTACGGCCGCCTCGATGTGATGTTCAGCAACGCCAGCATTTGCAGCGCGTGA
- the LOC103437794 gene encoding (-)-isopiperitenol/(-)-carveol dehydrogenase, mitochondrial-like yields MADPVDTGSVCQTVKKLQGKVAVVTGGASGIGEATARKFALHGARAVVIADVQDDKGQNVAASIGPDRSTYIHCDVTDENQVKILIESTVKIYGRLDVMFSNAGIGSASKQIVMDFDLSNYDKLMAVNVRGMAACVKHAAKAMVEGGVRGSIVCTASVAASVGGPFFTDYTMSKHAVLGLMRSASLQLGAYGIRVNCVSPGPVVTPLLCSFYKVEAEDAGKLFEPRFRLKAAGKVLSAESVADAALFLASDDSEFVTAHNLAVDGGVKT; encoded by the coding sequence ATGGCGGATCCAGTCGACACTGGCTCAGTCTGCCAAACCGTAAAAAAGCTTCAAGGAAAGGTCGCAGTCGTCACTGGTGGAGCCAGTGGCATCGGTGAAGCAACCGCACGGAAATTTGCCTTGCATGGCGCACGTGCTGTGGTTATCGCTGATGTCCAGGACGACAAAGGCCAAAACGTAGCCGCATCGATCGGTCCTGACCGCTCCACTTACATCCACTGCGACGTGACCGACGAGAACCAGGTCAAAATCTTGATAGAATCCACAGTCAAGATCTACGGCCGCCTCGATGTGATGTTCAGCAACGCCGGCATTGGCAGCGCGTCAAAGCAGATCGTGATGGACTTCGACCTCTCCAACTACGACAAGCTCATGGCAGTCAACGTCCGCGGGATGGCAGCGTGTGTGAAGCATGCGGCGAAGGCCATGGTGGAGGGGGGTGTGAGAGGGAGCATCGTGTGCACGGCGAGCGTGGCAGCGAGTGTAGGGGGGCCGTTCTTCACGGACTACACGATGTCGAAGCATGCGGTGTTGGGGTTGATGAGGTCGGCGAGTCTGCAACTGGGCGCGTACGGGATACGCGTCAACTGTGTCTCACCGGGACCGGTGGTGACGCCATTACTATGCTCATTTTACAAGGTGGAGGCTGAGGATGCTGGAAAGTTGTTCGAGCCGCGCTTTAGGTTGAAAGCCGCAGGGAAGGTGCTGTCGGCGGAGAGTGTGGCGGACGCCGCCCTTTTCTTGGCTTCGGATGACTCTGAATTTGTCACTGCCCATAATTTGGCTGTAGATGGTGGAGTTAAGACATAA